A single region of the Arthrobacter sp. V1I7 genome encodes:
- a CDS encoding GTPase, with the protein MSGYGAAREASQLQRRLDALNEAHGLAAGALPEETLQEARQIIERAGSRRSLSAEHTVVGFFGATGSGKSSLFNAVSGAEIATAAVRRPTTSEPLAGIWGADGSEPLLDWLDVRNRHHAVPVAGFADESTGLVLLDLPDFDSTRAANREIVQRMVGLVDVLVWVLDPQKYADAAVHNDFLAPLASHRAVTLVVLNQIDRLPERDVHPVLESLQGILARDGLGKVQVLGASAVTGTGVDKVRAAIRHVAVQRQALSQRLAADVTRASAWLAEASGEGEPAGVKADSRTRLAEELAIAANVPLVVEAVVRSYRQEAARRTGWPVTRWLVRFRPDPLRRLNLRADGVRPELNRTSLPPSGAPERARTDAAVREFADAASDGAPGPWRAVLRGAAREGRERLPDALDQAIASTDLKAGRKSWWWTVFNVIQWLALLTALGGFAWLGVLAALGYLQLPVPDVARVEGWPVPTVMIAGGALLGIVLAIAAKFIAGAVARARGAAARRWLKAAVESVAGKLVVEPVEAEVGRLRSFRKALQAAAR; encoded by the coding sequence ATGAGCGGCTATGGCGCCGCCCGCGAAGCCTCCCAACTGCAGCGGCGGCTCGACGCGCTCAACGAGGCGCACGGGCTGGCCGCCGGCGCGCTTCCGGAGGAAACCCTGCAGGAAGCCCGCCAGATCATCGAGCGTGCCGGCTCGCGGCGGTCGCTGTCCGCCGAGCACACCGTAGTGGGTTTCTTCGGGGCGACCGGTAGCGGAAAGTCCTCCCTTTTTAACGCAGTCAGCGGGGCGGAAATTGCGACGGCGGCAGTCCGCCGGCCCACGACCTCGGAACCGCTCGCCGGCATCTGGGGAGCAGACGGGAGCGAGCCGCTGCTGGACTGGCTCGACGTCCGGAACCGGCACCACGCGGTGCCGGTGGCTGGTTTTGCCGACGAAAGCACGGGCCTGGTTCTGCTGGACCTGCCCGACTTCGACTCGACCCGCGCAGCGAACCGCGAGATCGTACAACGGATGGTGGGGCTGGTCGACGTTCTCGTCTGGGTGCTCGATCCCCAGAAATATGCCGACGCTGCAGTGCACAACGACTTCCTGGCGCCCCTCGCCTCCCACCGCGCCGTCACCCTCGTGGTGCTCAACCAGATCGACCGGCTGCCGGAGCGCGATGTGCACCCGGTGCTGGAATCCCTTCAGGGCATCCTGGCGCGGGACGGCCTGGGCAAGGTGCAGGTCCTGGGCGCCTCCGCCGTGACCGGCACCGGAGTGGACAAGGTCCGGGCTGCCATCCGCCACGTGGCCGTGCAGCGGCAGGCGCTCTCCCAGCGGCTGGCCGCGGATGTCACGCGCGCCTCGGCCTGGCTGGCGGAGGCCTCCGGCGAGGGGGAGCCGGCCGGGGTGAAGGCGGACTCCCGAACCCGGCTGGCGGAGGAGTTGGCTATCGCGGCCAACGTCCCGCTCGTCGTGGAGGCTGTCGTCCGTTCCTACCGGCAGGAAGCCGCCCGCCGCACCGGCTGGCCGGTGACGCGCTGGCTGGTCCGGTTCCGGCCGGACCCGCTGCGACGGCTCAACCTGCGCGCCGACGGCGTCCGTCCGGAGCTGAACCGGACCTCGCTGCCGCCGTCAGGTGCTCCGGAGCGGGCCCGGACCGACGCCGCCGTCCGGGAGTTCGCCGACGCGGCATCCGACGGCGCTCCGGGACCGTGGCGCGCTGTTCTCCGCGGCGCGGCACGGGAAGGCCGGGAACGGCTCCCGGACGCCCTGGACCAGGCCATCGCGTCCACCGATCTGAAAGCAGGCAGGAAGTCCTGGTGGTGGACGGTCTTCAACGTCATCCAGTGGCTGGCTTTGCTGACAGCGCTGGGCGGGTTCGCCTGGCTGGGCGTCCTTGCCGCGCTGGGATATCTGCAGCTGCCCGTGCCCGATGTCGCCAGGGTGGAGGGATGGCCGGTGCCCACCGTGATGATCGCCGGGGGAGCCCTGCTGGGCATTGTGCTGGCGATCGCGGCGAAGTTCATTGCGGGGGCGGTCGCACGGGCCCGCGGCGCGGCAGCGAGGAGATGGCTCAAGGCCGCCGTCGAGTCCGTCGCGGGGAAGCTCGTGGTGGAACCAGTGGAGGCCGAAGTGGGCCGGCTGCGTTCCTTCCGGAAGGCGCTGCAGGCAGCGGCACGGTAG
- a CDS encoding DUF1697 domain-containing protein: MNSYAVFLRGINVGGINIKMAELKEALKSRPFSGVRTLLASGNVVLASELPPVKVKAEFEACLRETFGYDAWVVVLDAGRVAELVAACPYPADDASTHTYLTLASDPQALTELYAAGTALDGAELTRLGPEALAWLAPAGGTLDSPFSKLSSKPKYKASTTTRNLRTMIKVRDTAASLSGG; encoded by the coding sequence ATGAACAGCTATGCGGTGTTCCTGCGCGGGATCAACGTGGGCGGGATCAATATCAAGATGGCCGAGCTGAAGGAAGCCCTGAAGTCCCGGCCCTTTTCCGGAGTCAGGACGCTCCTCGCCAGCGGTAACGTGGTGCTGGCCAGCGAACTGCCGCCGGTTAAGGTCAAGGCCGAGTTCGAGGCCTGCCTGCGTGAAACGTTCGGCTACGACGCGTGGGTGGTGGTGCTGGACGCCGGACGCGTCGCGGAGCTGGTGGCGGCCTGCCCCTACCCCGCGGACGATGCCTCCACGCATACCTACCTGACCCTCGCCTCGGACCCCCAGGCACTCACGGAACTCTACGCCGCCGGAACCGCCCTGGACGGGGCCGAGCTGACCCGGTTGGGACCGGAAGCCCTGGCCTGGCTTGCTCCCGCCGGCGGCACCCTGGACAGCCCGTTCAGCAAGCTGTCCTCGAAGCCGAAATACAAGGCGTCCACCACCACCCGGAACCTGCGGACCATGATCAAGGTCCGCGACACCGCGGCGTCACTGTCCGGGGGCTAA